The Couchioplanes caeruleus sequence GCCGGTGACGGCGGTGACCGCCGACTCGGGCAGCGCGTCGAGCCGCTTCTCGATGCCGTGGCCCAGCGCCGCGTCGTCGATCGTGCCCTTCGCGGGCCGGTAGATCACCACGACGTCGCCGCTCTGCATGCCCAGCTCCGCGGCGGCGACCTCGGTGGCCCGGCTCGACTCGCTGCCCGGGTCGGTGTAACCGCCCTCGGAGAGCTTGTCGAACACGCCGGTGCCCCAGGCGCCCGCCGCCGCGACGGCGGCGACGGTGCACACGAGCACCGCCCAGCGGAACCGGGCCACGAACGAACCCCACCCGGCGAACAAAGGAACCCCTCTTTCCGAACCCTGCGTACGGGCTCAGCGCAGCGTCGCCGCCTCCAGCGCGACGCCCCCGCAGTCGGAATCGAACGAGTCCTCGGTGACCCAGCTCAGGTTGATCTTGCCGCTCTTCGGCGCGCGGTAGGTCACGACGAAGGCGACCGTGGCCAGGTTGCTGCCCCGCTCCTCGAAGCTGGCGGTGGCCGTCGGGCCGCCGGTGGACAGCTTGGCGGTCAGCTTGCCGCGCCCGGCGAGGGCGCCCACGTAGACCTTCAGCGTCGACGTCGAGGTGCCCGCCGGGGCGGACAGGGTGAAGCCGTTGCCCTTGCCGCAGGTGCGGATGCCGGTCGGCGTGCCGTCGGAGTTGCTCACCGGGGAGCCGCCGCTCCAGACGAAGCGCTGGGGGCTGAAGGCGTGCCGGAAGCGGGGTGCCGTCGGCGGGCCTTCCAGGATCGCGAAGTCGCCGTCCGCCTTGCGCTCCATGGAGAAGGTCCCCTGCTCACCCCAGTGCACCCAGTCGCGGGTGCCCTCGTTGGCGAGGTTGACCCCGGCGGGAATGGCGGTGCGGGCGATCGTGACCGAGCCGGTGAACGGCGCCGGCGGCTTGCTCGTCGGCGGCTTCGAGGCGCTCTTGCTGGGCGTCGGCGACGGGCTGTCGGACGCGCTCGGCAGCGGGATGGGGAACTGGTCGGGCGGGTTGAGCGGCACGTCGGCGAGCGCCGGCGGCTGCACGGGCGGCATCGCCTGCTTCTTGTCCCGCGCGGTGCCGCTGATGATGAAGCCGAAGGCCACCACGATGAGCACCCCGGCGAGGATCACCGCGGCGGGCAGGAGGACCTCGCTGAGCCGCCGCGTACGGTCCTCGAGCAGCTCGGGTGGCACCGCCGCGCTTCGTCGTCCGGCGTTCCGATAGCCGTAGCCGGCCCTCGACGGGGCCGGATAGGGGCGGCGGAACGCCGGCTCGGAGGGTTGTCCCTCGGGCTGTGGCTGGCGACCTGTCGAACGGTCGTCGTCCGGCACCGACCCTCCCGGTCGTTCGTAGGCGGTTCGCCCGGGCGACGCCGTCGGCGCCCGAAGCGAGTTGTCCCTGGTACGGATGCATTCTTCGCAGCGAGGAGGTACACCGTCTCACCTTCTGTGAGTGATGGAGAAGAGCGAATTGAGTAACCAGCCGTTTTATTGATCACCCGGCTCGGCGGTTCGGTGGAGGTAGACGCCGCCCGAGCGGTCAGGGCGAGTACGGTGTCCGAAGTTTCCCGCGTGTCCTTTCCGGCGGGGTCCGGTTCCCATCCGATGAGGGAGAATTCAGAGCAGATGAGTGTCCAGGACAAGACCGCCGGCAAGCGTCGCGGCCAGGCGCTCACGGGCGCGCTCGCCGGAGTCGCCGTGATCGCCGTCCTCGTCGCGGTCTTCGTCGGCATCAAGATGTCGGACGACGACGAGAAGCAGTCGGCCGCCGCCACGGCACCGGCCGCCGGCGCGCCGGCGCAGCCCGCGCCCAGCGCGCCGCCCGCGCAGGCCCCGGTCGACCCGGCACTGCAGAAGAAGCCGGTCGTCGAGGCGGGCTCGGGCGACGTCACGAAGCTCGTCGTCAAGCAGCTCATCGCCGGCAAGGGCCCGAAGCTGGCCGCCGGCCAGACGATCCGGGCCCACTACGTCGGCGTGACCTACGCCGACGGCAAGCAGTTCGACTCGTCCTGGGACCGCGGGGAGCCCGCCGAGTTCCCGGTCGGCGTCGGTCAGCTCATCAAGGGCTGGGACCAGGGTCTGGTGGGCGTGCCGGTGGGCAGCCGGGTGCAGCTCGACATTCCCGCCGATCTGGCCTACGGCGAGAACGCCACCGGCGGGCGTCCCGCCGGTGACCTGCGTTTCGTCGTGGACGTGTTGGCCGCGCAGTAGCCGCTACAGCTCCCGCACGATCACATCCGCCTGCCGGGGGCGGCCCGCCGCGTCGGGCCGCTCCTCGACGGTGTACTTGAGGTCGCGCAGCGCCGTGAGCAGCTCGTCCACCGAGGCCGGCGCCGCGTCCGCGGCGGCCAGGGCCCGCACCAGCCGGCCCTTGGTCGCCTTGTTGAAGTGGCTGACCACCGAGCGGCGCGGCGCGCCGTCCACGATCCGCTCGTGCAGCACCCGCAGCGCCACGGCCCGCGGCCCCGGCGCCGCCATCGCGGCGTAGGCCCCCGAGCGCAGGTCCAGCACCGGGCCGTCGTCCGGCAGCGCCGTGGCCAGCGCCGTCCGCCAGTACGGCGTCAGCCCGCCGATCCCGGGCAGCGTGACCCCGGCCGAGCAGCGGTACGCGGGAATCCGGTCGGTGAGCCGCACGACGCCCCACA is a genomic window containing:
- a CDS encoding FKBP-type peptidyl-prolyl cis-trans isomerase, which translates into the protein MSVQDKTAGKRRGQALTGALAGVAVIAVLVAVFVGIKMSDDDEKQSAAATAPAAGAPAQPAPSAPPAQAPVDPALQKKPVVEAGSGDVTKLVVKQLIAGKGPKLAAGQTIRAHYVGVTYADGKQFDSSWDRGEPAEFPVGVGQLIKGWDQGLVGVPVGSRVQLDIPADLAYGENATGGRPAGDLRFVVDVLAAQ
- the yaaA gene encoding peroxide stress protein YaaA — protein: MLILLPPSEGKTAPTAGEPVDPAALWLPGLAPARRRVLRRLVAMSRRTSARAVAESLEVLGLSAGQHGELMRNAALATAPAAPAAEVYSGVLYEALDVATLAPPAREWVDARAVVFSGLWGVVRLTDRIPAYRCSAGVTLPGIGGLTPYWRTALATALPDDGPVLDLRSGAYAAMAAPGPRAVALRVLHERIVDGAPRRSVVSHFNKATKGRLVRALAAADAAPASVDELLTALRDLKYTVEERPDAAGRPRQADVIVREL